A genomic region of Marinobacter szutsaonensis contains the following coding sequences:
- a CDS encoding SDR family oxidoreductase, whose amino-acid sequence MTQRVFITGGASGLGRAIALRYAKEGAKVCIGDINPDQGAAVEQEINKDGGEGYFVECDVRRLTDFEKVRDDLEKKWGGVDVVVNNAGVASAGSIEDTTMADWEWILDINVLGVVRGCKAFTPLFKQQGSGAFVNVASMAGLMLAPLMDSYNVSKAGVIALSETLSQELRDAGIHVSCVCPAFFQTNLASTMRSDIPGIQQNVNKLMKRSSITAEDVAEDIFRSVKDKSFWVLPHAKERRMWVLKRHAPWAFDWLMHQESKRWMNKMGDKANA is encoded by the coding sequence ATGACACAGAGAGTATTCATTACCGGCGGGGCCTCGGGCCTCGGTCGGGCAATCGCACTGCGTTACGCCAAAGAAGGCGCCAAAGTCTGCATCGGGGATATCAACCCGGACCAGGGTGCGGCCGTCGAGCAGGAGATCAATAAGGACGGCGGCGAAGGCTACTTTGTCGAATGCGATGTGCGCCGGCTGACGGATTTCGAGAAAGTTCGGGATGACCTGGAGAAGAAGTGGGGCGGTGTGGATGTTGTCGTGAACAATGCTGGTGTGGCCTCCGCCGGGTCTATTGAAGACACCACCATGGCGGACTGGGAATGGATCCTGGACATCAACGTGCTGGGCGTGGTGCGTGGTTGCAAGGCGTTTACGCCGCTGTTCAAACAACAGGGCTCCGGGGCGTTTGTGAACGTGGCATCCATGGCCGGACTGATGCTGGCGCCGTTGATGGATAGCTACAATGTTTCCAAGGCCGGGGTTATCGCCCTGTCCGAGACCCTGAGCCAGGAGCTGCGGGACGCTGGCATTCATGTCAGCTGCGTGTGCCCGGCGTTCTTCCAGACCAACCTGGCCAGTACCATGCGCTCGGATATTCCCGGCATCCAGCAGAACGTGAACAAGCTGATGAAGCGTTCCAGCATCACCGCCGAGGATGTGGCTGAGGACATTTTCCGCAGCGTGAAGGACAAGAGTTTCTGGGTGCTGCCTCATGCGAAAGAACGCCGGATGTGGGTGTTGAAGCGCCACGCGCCGTGGGCTTTTGACTGGCTGATGCATCAGGAGAGCAAGCGCTGGATGAACAAGATGGGCGACAAGGCCAACGCCTGA
- a CDS encoding SDR family oxidoreductase encodes MSTKNLFDLSGKVALVTGASRGIGESVARTLAHYGAHVIVSSRKIDGCEKVASSIRDEGGSAEAVACHIGEMDQIEAIWEHIDKAHGKLDILVNNAAANPYFGPVEDTDLGAFQKTVDVNIRGYFFMCARGAQMMKKHGGGAIVNVASVNGVNPGHFQGIYSVTKAAVISMTKSFAMELGQQNIRVNALLPGLTDTKFASALTTNEAIKKQAMAHIPMKRVADPDEMAGTVLYLVSGASSYTTGACINADGGYLTI; translated from the coding sequence ATGAGTACCAAGAACCTGTTCGATCTGTCCGGAAAGGTGGCCCTGGTCACCGGCGCCAGCCGTGGTATTGGCGAAAGCGTTGCCCGGACCCTCGCTCATTACGGAGCCCACGTCATCGTCAGCAGCCGCAAGATTGATGGCTGCGAGAAGGTGGCCAGCAGTATTCGTGACGAGGGCGGCAGCGCCGAAGCGGTTGCCTGCCATATCGGGGAAATGGACCAGATCGAGGCCATCTGGGAGCATATCGACAAGGCACACGGCAAGCTGGACATTCTGGTCAACAATGCGGCCGCCAATCCTTATTTCGGACCGGTGGAGGACACTGACCTCGGCGCCTTCCAGAAGACCGTAGACGTGAACATCCGCGGCTATTTCTTCATGTGTGCACGCGGCGCCCAGATGATGAAGAAACATGGGGGCGGCGCGATCGTCAACGTGGCCTCCGTCAACGGCGTGAACCCTGGTCATTTCCAGGGTATCTACTCCGTTACCAAAGCGGCGGTGATTTCCATGACCAAGTCCTTTGCCATGGAACTGGGCCAGCAGAACATCCGCGTCAACGCATTGCTCCCGGGCCTGACCGATACCAAGTTCGCCAGCGCCCTGACCACCAACGAGGCGATCAAGAAGCAGGCCATGGCGCACATCCCGATGAAGCGCGTGGCGGATCCGGATGAGATGGCGGGTACGGTGCTTTATCTGGTGTCCGGGGCGTCCAGCTACACGACGGGGGCTTGCATTAACGCCGACGGTGGTTACCTGACCATTTGA
- a CDS encoding acyl-CoA dehydrogenase family protein, protein MDFNISEKGQDYLNRVKHFMKEEIYPIEEQYHKELASQENRWVVLPIIRELKEKAKAQGLWNMFFPDDKYGCGLLNSDYALIAEETGRSFIAPEIFNCNAPDTGNMEVLIHYGSEEQKAEWLPRLMSGEIRSAFCMTEPAVASSDATNMEATAIVQGDEVVLNGRKWWSTGIGHPDCKVGIFMGLTDPDAHKHRQHSMVLVPLDTPGVKIERMLPVFGAYDEPYGHGEVLFDNVRLPKSAIIAGPGRGFEIAQGRLGPGRVHHCMRAIGAAERTLELLIKRATTREAFGRPIAKLGGNPDIIANARMAIEQARLLTLKCAWALDTKGIMGALQEVSMIKAVVPQMLQTIVDQAIQIHGGAGVSDDDFPLTQLFAYARVLRLADGPDEVHRAMVARLELRKYQS, encoded by the coding sequence ATGGACTTCAACATCTCCGAAAAAGGCCAGGATTATCTCAACCGAGTGAAGCATTTCATGAAGGAAGAGATTTATCCCATCGAAGAGCAGTACCACAAGGAACTCGCTTCGCAGGAAAACCGCTGGGTCGTCCTGCCGATCATCCGGGAGCTCAAGGAAAAGGCCAAAGCCCAGGGGCTCTGGAATATGTTCTTCCCGGACGACAAATACGGATGCGGCCTGCTCAATTCGGATTATGCCCTCATCGCGGAAGAGACCGGCCGCAGCTTCATCGCGCCGGAGATCTTCAACTGCAACGCGCCGGATACCGGCAATATGGAAGTGCTGATTCACTATGGCTCTGAAGAACAGAAGGCTGAATGGCTACCGAGGCTGATGAGCGGCGAGATCCGGTCCGCCTTCTGTATGACTGAGCCGGCCGTGGCCTCATCCGACGCCACCAACATGGAAGCCACAGCCATCGTCCAGGGCGATGAAGTGGTGCTGAACGGCCGCAAGTGGTGGAGCACCGGAATCGGTCATCCGGACTGCAAGGTGGGCATCTTCATGGGGCTGACGGATCCTGATGCCCACAAGCATCGCCAGCATTCCATGGTGCTGGTGCCGTTGGATACTCCGGGGGTGAAGATCGAGCGTATGCTGCCGGTCTTCGGCGCCTACGATGAGCCCTACGGTCACGGTGAGGTGCTGTTCGATAATGTGCGCCTGCCCAAGAGTGCGATCATTGCCGGCCCGGGACGCGGATTCGAGATTGCCCAGGGCCGTCTGGGGCCGGGCCGCGTCCACCATTGCATGCGGGCCATCGGTGCCGCCGAGCGTACGCTGGAACTGCTGATCAAACGGGCTACCACCCGGGAGGCCTTTGGCCGGCCGATTGCCAAGCTGGGTGGTAACCCGGACATTATTGCCAATGCCCGTATGGCCATCGAGCAGGCGCGTCTGCTGACTCTGAAGTGTGCATGGGCACTGGATACCAAGGGCATTATGGGGGCTCTGCAGGAGGTTTCCATGATCAAGGCGGTGGTGCCGCAGATGCTGCAGACCATTGTCGATCAGGCCATTCAGATTCATGGTGGTGCCGGTGTCAGTGATGATGACTTCCCGTTGACCCAGTTGTTTGCCTATGCTCGGGTATTGCGGTTGGCGGATGGGCCGGATGAGGTTCATCGGGCTATGGTGGCTCGACTTGAGCTTCGGAAGTATCAGTCCTGA
- a CDS encoding glutathione S-transferase N-terminal domain-containing protein, which produces MLNALKHNVNVLESVATSSFTAWRGCLVVKAAEQPEKPIILYDMEGCPYCRRVREALTALNLDVEIRPCPKGGRIYRAEAEAIGGKQLFPLLVDENTGQVIYESEDIVEYLFRQYGGRPVPGYYKAKVWQPVFGSLGSVASEMRGLRAAPGKRPDQGLHLWSFEGSPFSRLVREKLCELEIPYTLHNLGKEHWTEIGPAKQRIKPGKYQPLPGGKRDAFFQQHGRVQVPYLEDPNTGTSMFESARILKYLEEQYGG; this is translated from the coding sequence ATGCTGAACGCGTTAAAGCACAACGTGAATGTGCTCGAATCCGTGGCAACCTCTTCCTTTACCGCCTGGCGCGGATGCCTGGTGGTGAAGGCGGCGGAGCAGCCGGAAAAGCCGATCATTCTCTATGACATGGAAGGCTGCCCCTATTGCCGGCGGGTGCGGGAGGCGCTTACGGCCCTGAACCTGGACGTTGAGATCCGACCGTGCCCCAAGGGCGGCCGAATTTACCGGGCTGAAGCGGAAGCGATCGGTGGCAAGCAGCTGTTTCCGCTTCTGGTGGACGAGAATACCGGCCAGGTCATCTATGAATCCGAAGATATCGTTGAGTACCTTTTCCGCCAGTACGGTGGCCGACCGGTTCCGGGGTATTACAAGGCCAAGGTCTGGCAGCCGGTATTTGGCTCTCTGGGCTCGGTTGCCAGCGAAATGCGGGGGCTGCGGGCAGCACCGGGCAAGCGTCCCGATCAGGGGCTTCATCTATGGAGCTTCGAGGGCAGTCCATTCTCCCGGCTGGTGCGGGAAAAGTTGTGTGAACTGGAGATTCCGTACACGCTCCACAATCTTGGCAAGGAACACTGGACCGAAATCGGGCCCGCGAAGCAGCGCATCAAACCGGGGAAATACCAGCCTTTACCCGGAGGTAAGCGGGATGCCTTCTTCCAGCAGCACGGGCGGGTTCAGGTCCCTTACCTGGAAGATCCCAACACCGGGACGTCCATGTTCGAATCGGCGCGTATATTGAAGTATCTGGAGGAACAATACGGCGGTTGA
- the dacB gene encoding D-alanyl-D-alanine carboxypeptidase/D-alanyl-D-alanine-endopeptidase, with product MLSAGIAAVMAAGFPLAAAAQSGSEDSPTRLWSTEVRDYAFKALNNKEGLSVAAVPLNGPGIEQYVNADELMSPGSIMKLVTTYAALEILGPTHHWNTDFLTDGQMVGDTLKGNLYVRFEGDPKLTLERLWSTMRELRQMGVTSIDGHLVLDGSYFRVDGGFPKFEDNGDNPYRPFLVEPSAYLTNLNLLHFQVRADERGTQAWTTPDLSEVRIDNRVTAIPEGPCPGRRDFNWEPVFDDNMQVTVRVTGELPQGCRTTTYMSLLPHEQYTASLIRSVLKETGVTISGASMTGKTPDDARLVMRTTSPDLVTMVRDINKWSSNVMARQMLLAIGAENRKEDEQDDRVAGIRVIYEWLESKGINTAGMVIDNGAGLTRHGRISARQGVQLLQHAWNSPFASDLMASMPITAMDGTMARRLKRAGMEGTGRIKTGYLEHVRSIAGFTRDENNTTWAVVGIVNNDPAWNGKSVLDRVLYSLHYRPPTGTAISRADSNSSNVTIQ from the coding sequence ATGTTGTCTGCAGGAATTGCCGCGGTCATGGCTGCGGGTTTCCCGCTGGCTGCAGCTGCGCAATCGGGTAGTGAAGACTCCCCCACCCGGCTCTGGAGCACGGAAGTCCGGGATTACGCCTTCAAGGCCCTCAACAACAAGGAAGGCCTGAGCGTTGCGGCGGTCCCCCTCAATGGTCCGGGGATCGAGCAGTATGTGAACGCTGACGAACTGATGAGCCCCGGCTCCATCATGAAGCTGGTGACTACCTACGCGGCCCTGGAAATTCTCGGCCCGACCCACCACTGGAATACCGATTTCCTGACCGACGGGCAAATGGTCGGCGACACACTCAAGGGCAACCTGTATGTCCGCTTCGAAGGCGACCCGAAACTGACCCTCGAACGCCTGTGGTCCACCATGCGTGAACTCCGGCAAATGGGCGTGACCAGCATTGACGGCCACCTGGTTCTGGATGGCAGCTATTTCCGCGTGGATGGCGGCTTCCCGAAATTCGAGGACAATGGCGACAATCCCTACCGTCCGTTCCTGGTGGAGCCTTCGGCCTACCTGACCAACCTCAACCTGCTGCACTTCCAGGTCCGGGCTGACGAGCGCGGGACCCAGGCCTGGACGACGCCGGACCTGAGCGAAGTGCGGATCGACAACCGGGTCACCGCCATACCCGAGGGTCCCTGCCCCGGCCGCCGTGATTTCAACTGGGAGCCGGTGTTTGACGACAACATGCAGGTCACCGTGCGCGTGACGGGCGAACTGCCACAAGGCTGCCGGACCACCACCTATATGTCCCTGCTGCCCCACGAGCAGTACACCGCGTCCCTGATTCGTTCAGTCCTCAAGGAAACCGGCGTGACCATCAGCGGCGCCAGCATGACCGGCAAGACCCCCGACGATGCCCGGCTGGTGATGAGAACCACCTCTCCGGACCTGGTCACCATGGTGCGGGACATCAACAAGTGGAGCAGCAACGTCATGGCCCGCCAGATGTTGCTCGCTATCGGTGCCGAAAACCGGAAAGAGGACGAACAGGATGACCGCGTAGCCGGTATCCGTGTGATCTACGAGTGGCTTGAGAGCAAAGGCATCAATACTGCTGGCATGGTGATCGACAACGGGGCCGGCCTCACCCGTCATGGCCGCATTTCGGCCCGCCAGGGTGTTCAGCTCCTCCAGCACGCCTGGAACAGCCCGTTCGCCTCCGACCTGATGGCCTCCATGCCGATCACCGCCATGGACGGAACCATGGCCCGCCGCCTGAAGCGAGCAGGCATGGAAGGCACAGGCCGCATCAAGACCGGTTACCTGGAGCATGTTCGCTCGATTGCCGGCTTTACCCGGGACGAGAACAACACCACCTGGGCGGTGGTGGGTATCGTGAACAACGACCCGGCGTGGAATGGCAAATCGGTGCTGGATCGGGTGCTTTACTCGCTGCATTACCGGCCGCCTACGGGGACGGCGATTTCGCGGGCAGATTCGAACAGCTCGAATGTGACCATTCAATAA
- a CDS encoding phosphotransferase family protein, with protein MTQIDQAVDIREGEELDIGAVDRFMKHAIPGLEGQPAIKQYPGGASNLTYQVDYGDQSYVLRRPPFGKIAKSAHDMLREARVMQALKPVYPYVPNIVAICDDHDVLGCDFYVMERLKGIILRQDFPKDFELSEADTRKLCLNVIDKLVDLHRVDAQAAGLYELGKGAGYVQRQIGGWSDRFRKARTEDVGDFEAVMSWLNDKMPEDIAQVVIHNDYRFDNVVLNPDNPFEVIGVLDWEMATIGDPLMDLGNSLAYWIEADDEGPFQMLRRQPTHRPGMLTRKEVVDYYMEKSGFRADNFDFYEIYGLFRLAVIIQQIYYRFYHGQTKDKRFAAFGHAANYLEKRCQRLISESTL; from the coding sequence ATGACTCAGATCGACCAGGCGGTGGATATCCGTGAGGGTGAGGAACTGGATATCGGCGCCGTCGACCGGTTCATGAAACACGCGATTCCGGGGCTGGAGGGCCAGCCCGCCATCAAGCAATACCCGGGTGGCGCCTCCAACCTGACCTATCAGGTGGATTACGGTGACCAGTCCTACGTGCTGCGCCGGCCACCGTTCGGGAAGATCGCCAAGTCCGCCCACGACATGCTCCGGGAAGCGCGGGTGATGCAGGCGCTGAAGCCGGTGTACCCGTACGTGCCGAATATTGTGGCCATCTGCGACGATCATGACGTTCTGGGATGTGATTTCTACGTTATGGAGCGCCTGAAGGGCATTATCCTGCGCCAGGACTTCCCGAAGGATTTCGAGCTGAGCGAGGCCGATACCCGCAAGCTGTGCCTGAACGTGATCGACAAACTGGTGGATCTGCACCGGGTCGACGCCCAGGCCGCAGGTCTCTATGAGCTGGGCAAGGGCGCCGGTTACGTGCAACGCCAGATTGGCGGCTGGAGCGACCGCTTCCGCAAGGCACGCACCGAGGATGTGGGTGATTTCGAGGCGGTGATGAGCTGGCTCAACGACAAGATGCCGGAAGATATCGCTCAGGTAGTCATCCACAACGACTACCGCTTCGACAACGTGGTGCTGAACCCGGACAACCCCTTCGAAGTCATCGGTGTGCTGGACTGGGAGATGGCCACCATCGGCGACCCGCTGATGGACCTGGGCAATAGCCTGGCCTACTGGATCGAGGCGGACGACGAGGGGCCGTTCCAGATGCTTCGGCGTCAGCCGACGCACCGGCCTGGCATGCTGACCCGCAAAGAAGTTGTCGACTACTACATGGAGAAGTCGGGTTTTCGTGCCGATAATTTCGACTTCTACGAAATCTACGGCCTGTTCCGGCTGGCGGTGATCATCCAGCAGATCTACTACCGCTTCTATCACGGCCAGACCAAGGACAAACGTTTCGCCGCCTTCGGCCACGCCGCCAATTACCTGGAGAAGCGTTGCCAGCGGCTGATCAGCGAGAGCACCCTGTAA
- a CDS encoding histidine phosphatase family protein, whose translation MATIYLIRHGQASFGKDNYDQLSPRGWEQGQVLGRWLAGKVTPNAVFGGNMERHRETVEAIASGFGQALPDMQAVEGLNEFDHMQVVERLKPEWADRQVMARDMAAFPKPARLFQQVFEEAMARWISGEYDAEYAESWGAFQARVIAALDELIGYADGGDVLVSTSGGPIAVIAQHLLALSDEKALAVNNVIANTSVSRILYSGPRRSLAVFNNYSHLEAEDPALVTFR comes from the coding sequence ATGGCGACTATCTATCTGATCCGACACGGCCAGGCCAGTTTTGGCAAGGACAACTATGACCAACTGTCGCCCAGGGGGTGGGAGCAGGGGCAGGTACTTGGCCGCTGGCTGGCGGGCAAAGTCACGCCCAACGCGGTGTTCGGTGGCAACATGGAGCGCCATCGGGAGACCGTTGAGGCCATCGCATCCGGGTTCGGCCAGGCGCTGCCGGATATGCAGGCGGTTGAAGGGCTGAACGAATTCGACCACATGCAGGTGGTCGAGCGACTGAAGCCGGAATGGGCGGATCGTCAGGTAATGGCCCGCGATATGGCCGCCTTTCCCAAGCCTGCGCGGTTGTTCCAGCAGGTGTTCGAGGAGGCCATGGCGCGCTGGATCAGCGGTGAGTATGACGCTGAATACGCCGAGAGCTGGGGTGCGTTTCAGGCGCGAGTCATTGCCGCGCTGGACGAACTGATTGGCTATGCCGACGGTGGCGATGTGCTGGTGTCCACTTCTGGCGGCCCGATTGCCGTCATTGCCCAGCACCTGCTGGCGCTCTCCGATGAGAAAGCGCTGGCGGTGAACAACGTCATCGCCAATACCAGCGTCTCCCGCATTCTCTATTCCGGCCCGCGCCGCAGCCTGGCCGTCTTTAACAACTACAGCCACCTGGAGGCGGAAGATCCCGCCCTGGTGACATTCCGATAA
- a CDS encoding aldo/keto reductase, with amino-acid sequence MLELSRRRFLIGVGLSGLAVASPRLMAAGSPPGEQAFHSRPIPSTGESVPAIGMGTWITFNVGGDQYLIDQRTRVLETFLERNGTVIDCSPMYGSAADVIGAGLDKLGAHDRIFAATKIWTSDGAETREQAATSERRWGIDRFDLLQVHNLLAWQEHLATLKQMKAEGRVRYIGITTSHGRRHRELARVMETEPLDFVQLTYNVLDRQAEERLLPLARERGIAVIVNRPFQGGSLFRRFQSEPLPPWASEAGVGNWAEFFLKFIISHPAVTCAIPATTSVEHMQENMGAMYGQLPDASLRRMMAEYVRQL; translated from the coding sequence ATGCTGGAGCTATCAAGGCGACGATTCCTGATCGGTGTCGGGCTGAGCGGCCTGGCTGTGGCTTCCCCCCGACTGATGGCTGCCGGCTCGCCCCCGGGAGAGCAGGCCTTTCACTCCCGGCCCATTCCCTCCACCGGGGAATCCGTCCCCGCCATCGGCATGGGAACCTGGATTACGTTCAACGTCGGGGGAGACCAGTACCTCATTGATCAGCGCACTCGGGTACTCGAGACCTTTCTTGAGCGCAATGGCACTGTGATCGACTGTTCACCCATGTATGGCAGTGCAGCCGACGTCATCGGCGCCGGGCTGGACAAGCTCGGCGCCCATGACCGCATCTTTGCGGCGACCAAGATCTGGACCAGTGATGGCGCGGAGACCCGGGAGCAGGCCGCCACGTCAGAGCGGCGATGGGGCATCGATCGCTTCGACCTGCTGCAGGTCCACAACCTGCTGGCCTGGCAGGAACACCTGGCGACCCTGAAACAGATGAAGGCCGAAGGCCGGGTCCGTTACATCGGTATTACCACCTCCCATGGCCGCCGGCATCGTGAGCTGGCGCGCGTCATGGAAACCGAACCGCTGGATTTCGTTCAGCTGACCTACAACGTATTGGACCGGCAGGCCGAAGAACGGCTGCTGCCCCTGGCCCGGGAACGGGGCATTGCAGTTATCGTGAATCGGCCGTTCCAGGGCGGTTCCCTGTTCCGCCGGTTCCAGTCCGAGCCGCTGCCGCCTTGGGCCAGTGAGGCCGGCGTGGGTAACTGGGCCGAGTTCTTCCTCAAGTTCATCATTTCCCACCCCGCCGTCACCTGCGCCATTCCGGCCACGACCAGCGTGGAGCATATGCAGGAGAACATGGGGGCCATGTACGGTCAGTTGCCTGACGCCAGCCTGCGAAGGATGATGGCAGAGTATGTGAGGCAGCTGTGA
- a CDS encoding DUF4397 domain-containing protein: MKTKFALPLVAASTVLLAGCFDGDDDPAKTSVRVVHASSDAPAVNVRVNNQTVVSGADYKQAAVLTPNAGTASIAVDGILPGGETATVIDADASLRFDTKYDVIAVGKVGDQTIAPLILADDGERESADSVRLRVAHLSPDAQEAAGGPVDVYVTAAGAELPAEATFSFAFQESVGPLEVPAGEYQIRVTPADSSIVVYDSGSVALPAGADLLVGAIDNTVYGESPITLLVINGSETSEILSAETGADLRAVHSVSDIGFGRTNTAVDVYLNSDPGTGTPLTFSFGDTLPDIAFTGNYLLGAPGGAVGDYDLTVTASGDTAAAIEATLTLAAGDLRTVVAAGSADAGFEALVFSDDNRRIATAAKLRLIHGAVEAATVDVYLVPTAEGGADATMIGNLAGSPTVPGFEYGASTGYVQVADGNYVAFITEAGNPANVLYKSPDLELSAGGIYTAVARRALSGSDPVAGVTLMDDFIPEPQPQ; encoded by the coding sequence ATGAAGACAAAATTTGCTTTGCCTTTGGTGGCGGCCAGTACTGTGTTGTTGGCCGGGTGTTTCGATGGTGACGACGATCCGGCGAAAACCAGTGTCCGGGTCGTTCATGCGTCTTCTGACGCGCCAGCAGTCAATGTGCGTGTGAACAATCAAACGGTGGTCTCCGGCGCTGACTACAAGCAGGCCGCTGTGCTGACCCCGAATGCCGGTACAGCCTCGATAGCGGTTGATGGCATCTTGCCGGGTGGTGAGACCGCCACCGTGATTGATGCGGATGCTTCTCTTCGATTTGATACTAAATATGATGTGATTGCCGTGGGTAAGGTGGGGGACCAGACCATCGCCCCACTGATTCTTGCTGACGACGGCGAACGCGAAAGCGCTGATTCTGTCCGCCTTCGGGTCGCGCATTTGTCGCCCGACGCTCAGGAGGCCGCGGGCGGCCCAGTTGATGTCTATGTGACGGCGGCCGGTGCAGAACTTCCTGCCGAAGCTACCTTCTCGTTTGCTTTCCAGGAAAGCGTTGGCCCGCTGGAAGTCCCCGCGGGTGAGTATCAGATTCGGGTTACGCCTGCGGATTCAAGCATAGTAGTTTATGACAGCGGTTCCGTGGCGTTGCCTGCAGGAGCAGATCTTCTGGTGGGCGCCATCGACAACACGGTTTATGGCGAGTCACCGATCACTTTACTGGTCATCAATGGTAGTGAAACGAGTGAAATTCTGTCCGCCGAGACCGGAGCCGATCTTCGGGCCGTGCATAGCGTCTCCGATATTGGGTTTGGAAGAACAAACACTGCCGTTGACGTCTATCTCAATTCAGATCCCGGAACTGGCACACCGTTGACCTTCTCTTTCGGTGATACGCTTCCTGACATCGCCTTTACCGGCAACTACCTTCTCGGGGCACCCGGCGGCGCTGTTGGCGATTACGATCTGACCGTGACTGCTTCCGGAGACACCGCCGCAGCGATAGAAGCAACTCTGACGCTGGCCGCAGGTGATCTCAGAACGGTAGTTGCCGCTGGCAGTGCCGACGCAGGCTTTGAAGCGCTGGTCTTCAGTGACGACAACCGCAGGATTGCCACTGCTGCGAAGTTGCGCCTGATCCACGGTGCCGTCGAGGCAGCAACCGTAGATGTATACCTGGTGCCAACAGCTGAGGGTGGTGCCGATGCAACGATGATTGGTAACCTTGCCGGATCGCCGACCGTCCCCGGCTTCGAGTACGGAGCCAGCACGGGTTATGTGCAGGTAGCTGACGGAAACTATGTGGCGTTTATCACCGAGGCAGGCAATCCGGCGAACGTACTCTATAAATCACCAGATCTCGAGCTTTCAGCCGGCGGCATCTACACCGCGGTGGCTCGGCGAGCCCTGAGCGGCAGTGATCCTGTGGCTGGTGTTACCTTGATGGATGATTTCATCCCTGAACCGCAGCCGCAGTAA
- a CDS encoding DUF2798 domain-containing protein, which translates to MSKQKFARVRQFVFAFYMSGIMSLMMSGIITFINTGLIEGFLARWGPAFLVAWGSAFPLVIFVAPLAGRLTTRTLRVLADER; encoded by the coding sequence ATGTCCAAGCAAAAGTTCGCACGTGTTCGCCAGTTTGTCTTTGCGTTTTACATGTCCGGCATCATGTCCCTGATGATGTCAGGGATCATCACGTTTATTAACACCGGGCTCATCGAGGGCTTCCTGGCGCGTTGGGGGCCCGCCTTTCTCGTGGCCTGGGGCTCGGCCTTTCCGCTGGTTATTTTCGTTGCTCCGCTTGCCGGGCGGCTGACGACACGAACACTTCGTGTGCTGGCGGATGAGCGCTAG
- a CDS encoding DUF6279 family lipoprotein: MIRATALLLTLALLSACSSTRTAYRYADWGVTWWVDDYVTLTNEQEQQLAKDLNNLRQWHCTAELPRYRQWLHELVRDTRSGDLDRGKVSYHQERLFDFLPGLLEQAAPTATNMLASLSDEQVAELARNMARNHGEMEEKFLLDSPEARAEARAERTMERIENWLGPLNNRQQRIAREWSESRGRQTEIWLEGRRNWQLALLDALEERDSPNFGERIRSLLVNSEEVRGEAYKEMMAESRVAMADLMYELIEAGAPSHLAHLEARAVELRGDFRALTCSPA; encoded by the coding sequence ATGATTCGAGCAACTGCGTTACTCCTGACTTTGGCGTTACTCTCGGCCTGCAGCTCAACGCGCACGGCTTACCGGTACGCGGATTGGGGCGTTACCTGGTGGGTCGACGACTACGTAACCCTGACCAACGAGCAGGAACAGCAACTGGCGAAGGACCTCAACAACCTCCGGCAGTGGCACTGCACGGCAGAACTGCCCCGCTATCGCCAATGGCTGCATGAACTGGTCCGGGACACGCGGTCGGGCGATCTGGACCGTGGAAAAGTCAGCTACCATCAGGAGCGACTGTTCGACTTCCTGCCCGGGTTACTTGAGCAGGCCGCGCCGACTGCCACGAATATGCTCGCCTCGCTCAGCGACGAGCAGGTCGCCGAACTTGCCAGGAACATGGCCCGCAACCATGGGGAGATGGAGGAGAAATTCCTGCTGGATTCTCCCGAGGCACGAGCCGAAGCCCGGGCTGAGCGGACGATGGAGCGTATCGAAAACTGGCTTGGCCCCCTGAACAACCGGCAACAACGAATTGCCCGTGAGTGGTCGGAAAGCCGGGGCCGGCAGACCGAGATCTGGCTGGAGGGCCGACGGAATTGGCAGCTGGCGCTGCTGGATGCACTAGAAGAGCGGGATTCGCCGAATTTCGGGGAGCGAATCCGCTCCTTGTTGGTGAACTCGGAAGAGGTCCGCGGAGAGGCCTACAAGGAGATGATGGCCGAGAGCCGGGTGGCAATGGCGGATCTGATGTATGAGCTGATTGAAGCCGGAGCACCTTCGCATCTGGCGCATCTGGAAGCCCGGGCGGTTGAGCTTCGGGGGGATTTCAGGGCGCTGACCTGTTCGCCGGCGTGA